A region of Selenomonadales bacterium 4137-cl DNA encodes the following proteins:
- the speD gene encoding adenosylmethionine decarboxylase, protein MKVIGKHITVDMYGCSFERLDDLEFVKTAMHTAVREANMTLLDFSYYKFEPQGLTALALLAESHMSIHTYPELGYAAVDVFTCGDHGRPDKAVSILKNFLKPEKTKITNIKRGDFGSESDMKPKIKVSMTPLRRVRTTGARVLSFLSRAK, encoded by the coding sequence ATGAAAGTGATCGGCAAACATATCACGGTCGACATGTATGGCTGCAGCTTCGAGCGCCTCGACGACCTGGAGTTCGTCAAGACGGCCATGCACACCGCGGTACGCGAAGCCAACATGACCCTCCTCGACTTCTCTTATTACAAGTTCGAACCGCAAGGTTTGACCGCCCTGGCGCTTTTAGCCGAAAGTCATATGAGTATCCATACATACCCCGAACTGGGGTATGCGGCTGTAGATGTCTTTACCTGCGGCGACCACGGCCGCCCCGACAAGGCCGTCTCCATCCTCAAGAACTTCCTCAAGCCGGAAAAGACGAAAATCACCAATATCAAGCGCGGCGACTTCGGTTCGGAAAGCGACATGAAGCCCAAAATCAAAGTGAGCATGACCCCCCTGCGCCGCGTACGCACCACCGGCGCCAGGGTGCTTAGTTTCCTGTCCCGCGCAAAATAA